Proteins encoded in a region of the Streptomyces sp. NBC_01471 genome:
- a CDS encoding Cmx/CmrA family chloramphenicol efflux MFS transporter has translation MPLAVHILGLAVFALGTSEFMLSGLLPDIADDMNVSIPRAGLLISAFAIGMVVGAPLLAVATLRLPRRTTLISLITVFGLGQVAGALAPNYALLFASRVISAFACAGFWAVGAAVAIAMVPVNTRARAMAVMIGGLSIANVLGVPLGAFLGEHLGWRSAFWAVGAASAIALVGVATLIPRIPLPAERPRLRTELNIYRDRQVWLSIVITALAAGGVFCAFSYLAPLLTDVAGLADSWVPAVLALFGVGALIGTTVGGRIADAHLFGVLLTGITASTAFLVALALLAHHPVAVVVLSFLLGTSAFYTAPALNARMFNVAGAAPTLAGATTTASFNLGNAGGPWLGGAVISGGFGFAATAWAGAAMTVVAILAVTASLRLQKSQSRVVARSSDLVPEAVVTENA, from the coding sequence ATGCCGCTTGCAGTCCACATCCTGGGGCTCGCGGTTTTCGCGCTGGGCACCAGTGAGTTCATGTTGTCGGGGCTGCTGCCCGACATAGCCGACGACATGAACGTGTCCATCCCGCGGGCAGGTCTGCTGATCTCGGCCTTCGCGATCGGCATGGTGGTGGGCGCCCCGCTGCTCGCCGTCGCCACCCTGCGACTGCCCCGCCGCACCACCCTGATCTCCCTCATCACCGTCTTCGGCCTGGGCCAGGTGGCGGGCGCGCTCGCCCCGAACTACGCGCTCCTCTTCGCCTCGCGCGTCATCAGCGCCTTCGCCTGCGCGGGCTTCTGGGCCGTCGGCGCCGCGGTGGCCATCGCGATGGTGCCGGTGAACACCCGGGCCCGCGCCATGGCCGTGATGATCGGCGGCCTGTCCATCGCCAACGTCCTCGGGGTCCCCCTGGGCGCGTTCCTGGGCGAGCACCTGGGCTGGCGCTCGGCGTTCTGGGCCGTCGGCGCGGCCTCCGCCATCGCCCTCGTCGGGGTGGCCACGCTGATTCCCCGGATCCCGCTGCCCGCCGAGCGGCCCCGGCTCCGTACCGAGCTGAACATCTACCGCGACCGCCAGGTCTGGCTGTCCATCGTCATCACGGCGCTCGCCGCGGGCGGTGTCTTCTGCGCGTTCAGCTATCTGGCACCGCTGCTCACGGACGTGGCGGGCCTCGCCGACAGCTGGGTCCCGGCGGTGCTGGCGCTGTTCGGGGTGGGCGCGCTGATCGGTACGACGGTGGGCGGCCGGATCGCGGACGCGCACCTCTTCGGTGTCCTGCTGACCGGCATCACGGCATCGACCGCCTTCCTGGTGGCCCTGGCCCTGCTGGCCCACCACCCGGTCGCGGTGGTCGTCCTCTCGTTCCTGCTGGGGACGTCGGCCTTCTACACGGCCCCGGCGCTGAACGCCCGGATGTTCAACGTGGCGGGCGCGGCCCCCACCCTGGCGGGCGCGACCACCACGGCGTCCTTCAACCTGGGCAACGCGGGCGGCCCCTGGCTGGGCGGCGCGGTCATCAGCGGGGGCTTCGGCTTCGCGGCAACGGCGTGGGCGGGCGCGGCCATGACGGTGGTGGCGATCCTCGCGGTCACGGCCTCACTGCGGCTCCAGAAGTCGCAGTCGCGGGTGGTGGCCCGCTCCTCGGACCTCGTCCCGGAGGCGGTCGTGACGGAGAACGCCTGA
- a CDS encoding copper homeostasis protein CutC, producing MSNRAVLEVIALSAQDAVAAQAGGADRLELVTDMAADGLTPSRETFAEIRAAVDIPLRVMLRLTDGFAAGDIDALVAAARNLRAEGADQFVLGFLDADGSPDLVAVERIVAEIEGCPWTFHRAIDRAADRDALRKELADLPGLDTYLTAGSATGVSDGLPTLLAEAARSGEPGYEAQILVGGGLRLEHLPRLLGAGVDAVHIGGAARPGGWALPVDADAVREWRTALDG from the coding sequence ATGAGCAACCGTGCAGTTCTGGAGGTGATCGCGCTCTCCGCCCAGGACGCGGTCGCCGCCCAGGCCGGTGGTGCCGACCGCCTTGAACTGGTCACCGACATGGCGGCCGACGGGCTGACACCGTCCCGTGAGACGTTCGCGGAGATCCGTGCCGCCGTCGACATCCCGCTGCGGGTGATGCTGCGGCTCACCGACGGGTTCGCCGCCGGTGACATCGACGCGCTCGTGGCGGCGGCACGGAACCTGCGGGCCGAGGGCGCGGACCAGTTCGTGCTCGGTTTCCTGGACGCCGACGGCAGCCCCGACCTGGTGGCGGTCGAGCGGATCGTCGCCGAGATCGAGGGCTGCCCGTGGACGTTCCACCGGGCGATCGACCGCGCGGCCGACCGTGACGCGCTCCGCAAGGAGCTCGCCGACCTGCCGGGCCTCGACACCTACCTCACGGCGGGCTCCGCCACCGGGGTCTCCGACGGCCTGCCGACCCTGCTCGCGGAGGCGGCGCGCAGCGGTGAGCCGGGGTACGAGGCGCAGATCCTGGTCGGCGGCGGACTGCGGCTCGAACACCTTCCCCGGCTGCTGGGCGCGGGTGTCGACGCCGTCCACATCGGCGGCGCGGCCCGGCCCGGTGGCTGGGCGCTGCCGGTCGACGCGGATGCGGTGCGGGAGTGGCGGACGGCGCTGGACGGCTGA
- a CDS encoding AAA family ATPase, producing the protein MPTHVPQDIPDTPVTPPPPTDAPGGPADPADPLARERAHLSGSRAALRAMREDVQGLDIRDVTANWVNAAVLEAQIEDRIKALADLSHTPLFFGRLDYQHAPGADLAEGGEGERFYIGRRHVHDADGDPMVIDWRAPVSQPFYRASTKDPMDIGLRRRFGYTGGELTAYEDEHLTAPVASDQHTTSKLLQAEIERPRVGPMRDIVATIQPEQDEIVRSDLGGTVCVQGGPGTGKTAVGLHRVAYLLYAHRDRLARTGTLVIGPNRSFLHYIEQVLPALGELEVKQATVDDLVAGVEIRGTDTAEAAVIKGDARMAEVLRRALRSHVTLPTEPAMVVRGSRRWRIPAYELEEIVGELLARDIRYGAARDALPQRIAHAVLVRMEQAGEAPDDRVQDAVARNPAVKAVVKAAWPQVDPDRLVLRLLCDAEFLAAHAEGILTDDEQRTILWAKPARSVKSAKWSLADAVLIDEAGDLVARTHSLGHVVLDEAQDLSPMQYRAVGRRCTTGSATILGDLAQGTTPWATSGWDEALHHLGKGDAHVEELTAGFRVPREVIAYASRLLPHMSPGLAPVSSVRENPGSLEVRTADDLDAAAVAACRDSLRHEGSTGLIAADARIPALSAALTAAGLPHLDPGQETSADSRLTLVPASLAKGLEYDYVVLDEPAAVVAGEPDVRTGLRRLYVALTRAVSGLIVTHTLPLPEQLG; encoded by the coding sequence GTGCCCACGCACGTCCCGCAGGACATTCCCGACACCCCGGTCACTCCGCCTCCCCCGACCGACGCCCCCGGCGGCCCGGCCGACCCCGCCGACCCGCTCGCGCGCGAACGCGCCCACCTCAGCGGCTCCCGGGCGGCGCTGCGCGCCATGCGCGAGGACGTGCAGGGGCTCGACATCCGCGACGTCACCGCGAACTGGGTCAACGCCGCCGTCCTGGAAGCGCAGATCGAGGACCGCATCAAGGCGCTCGCCGACCTCTCGCACACCCCTCTCTTCTTCGGCCGGCTCGACTACCAGCACGCCCCCGGCGCGGACCTCGCCGAGGGCGGCGAGGGCGAGCGGTTCTACATCGGGCGCCGCCATGTGCACGACGCCGACGGCGACCCGATGGTCATCGACTGGCGCGCCCCCGTCTCGCAGCCCTTCTACCGGGCGTCCACCAAGGACCCGATGGACATCGGGCTGCGCCGGCGTTTCGGCTACACGGGCGGCGAGCTCACCGCGTACGAGGACGAGCACCTGACCGCCCCGGTCGCGTCCGACCAGCACACCACCAGCAAGCTGCTCCAGGCCGAGATCGAGCGGCCCCGTGTCGGACCGATGCGGGACATCGTGGCGACCATCCAGCCCGAGCAGGACGAGATCGTACGGTCCGACCTCGGCGGCACCGTGTGTGTCCAGGGCGGCCCAGGCACCGGGAAGACCGCCGTCGGGCTGCACCGGGTCGCGTACCTCCTGTACGCGCACCGCGACCGGCTGGCCCGCACCGGCACCCTGGTCATCGGGCCGAACCGGTCCTTCCTGCACTACATCGAGCAAGTCCTGCCCGCACTGGGCGAGTTGGAGGTCAAGCAGGCCACGGTGGACGACCTGGTCGCGGGCGTCGAGATCAGGGGCACCGACACGGCCGAGGCCGCCGTCATCAAGGGCGACGCCCGGATGGCGGAGGTGCTGCGCCGGGCCCTGCGCTCGCACGTGACCCTGCCGACCGAGCCCGCGATGGTCGTACGGGGCTCGCGGCGCTGGCGGATCCCGGCGTACGAACTCGAAGAGATCGTCGGCGAGTTGCTGGCCCGCGACATCCGCTACGGCGCCGCCCGTGACGCGCTCCCGCAGCGCATCGCGCACGCCGTGCTGGTCCGGATGGAGCAGGCGGGCGAGGCGCCCGACGACCGGGTGCAGGACGCGGTGGCCCGTAACCCCGCCGTGAAGGCGGTCGTCAAGGCGGCCTGGCCGCAGGTCGATCCGGACAGGCTGGTGCTGCGGCTGCTCTGCGACGCGGAGTTCCTCGCCGCGCACGCGGAGGGCATTCTGACCGACGACGAGCAGCGGACGATCCTGTGGGCGAAGCCCGCCAGGTCGGTGAAGTCCGCCAAGTGGTCCCTCGCGGACGCGGTACTGATCGACGAGGCGGGCGATCTCGTCGCCCGTACGCACTCGCTCGGCCACGTCGTCCTCGACGAGGCGCAGGACCTCTCCCCCATGCAGTACCGCGCGGTGGGCCGCCGCTGCACGACCGGTTCGGCGACGATCCTCGGCGACCTGGCGCAGGGCACCACGCCCTGGGCGACGTCCGGCTGGGACGAGGCGCTGCACCACCTGGGCAAGGGCGACGCGCACGTGGAGGAGCTGACGGCCGGTTTCCGCGTACCGCGCGAGGTCATCGCGTACGCGTCCCGGCTGCTGCCGCACATGTCACCGGGGCTGGCGCCCGTCTCGTCCGTACGGGAGAACCCCGGCTCGCTGGAGGTACGGACGGCTGACGATCTGGACGCGGCGGCCGTCGCCGCCTGCCGGGACTCCCTGCGCCACGAGGGCTCGACGGGCCTGATCGCGGCCGACGCCCGCATTCCCGCCCTGTCGGCGGCGCTGACGGCCGCGGGCCTGCCGCACCTGGACCCGGGCCAGGAGACCAGCGCCGATTCCCGGCTGACGCTGGTGCCCGCCTCGCTCGCCAAGGGCCTGGAGTACGACTACGTGGTCCTGGACGAACCGGCGGCGGTGGTGGCGGGCGAGCCCGACGTACGAACCGGCCTGCGCCGCCTGTACGTTGCGCTCACCCGGGCGGTGTCCGGCCTGATCGTGACGCACACGCTGCCACTGCCGGAGCAGCTCGGCTGA
- a CDS encoding VOC family protein, whose amino-acid sequence MSAIRQFQVTFDCAEPERVARFWCEVLGYVIPPPPDGFATWEDFNHAQPDELHGSWSACVDPSGVGPRMYFQRVPEGKAAKNRVHLDVRAGTGLVGEERLATLEAECARLIALGAVHVQTQVADEENESCITMQDIEGNEFCLD is encoded by the coding sequence ATGTCAGCGATCAGGCAGTTCCAGGTCACCTTCGACTGCGCAGAACCTGAGCGTGTCGCTCGATTCTGGTGCGAGGTGCTGGGGTACGTCATACCGCCCCCACCGGACGGGTTCGCCACTTGGGAGGACTTCAACCACGCGCAGCCCGATGAGCTGCACGGTTCATGGTCCGCATGCGTCGACCCTTCGGGTGTGGGCCCGCGCATGTACTTCCAGCGCGTTCCTGAAGGGAAGGCCGCCAAGAATCGGGTGCACCTTGACGTACGGGCCGGCACCGGCCTCGTGGGGGAAGAGCGCCTGGCCACGCTTGAGGCCGAATGCGCACGACTGATCGCGCTCGGGGCAGTACATGTGCAGACGCAGGTCGCTGATGAAGAGAACGAGTCCTGCATCACGATGCAGGACATCGAGGGCAACGAGTTCTGTCTCGACTGA
- a CDS encoding DUF6879 family protein — MISLARSLGDLFDDFACEAFRLETLCDYSGSGNTDAYRAFVDGQPQPENYNAEWLAEVRSYVASGRRLYRVHVLSRPLTPYLRFELGWGYVTNAKAGEEFFILDVTDRANPLPDGVGDFWLFDSSVPAPMRYAEGGTFAGAEVLLQDRAAEFVTCRDTALAHSVPFADWWAKHGE; from the coding sequence GTGATCAGCTTGGCTAGGTCTCTCGGGGACTTGTTCGACGACTTCGCCTGTGAGGCGTTCCGGCTGGAGACCCTGTGCGACTACAGCGGCTCGGGCAACACGGATGCCTATCGTGCCTTCGTGGACGGGCAGCCTCAGCCGGAGAACTACAACGCCGAATGGCTGGCGGAAGTACGGTCGTACGTCGCTTCTGGGCGCCGCCTCTACCGGGTCCACGTGCTGAGTCGGCCGCTGACTCCGTATCTGCGGTTCGAGCTGGGGTGGGGGTATGTCACGAATGCCAAGGCCGGTGAGGAGTTCTTCATCCTCGACGTGACCGACCGGGCCAATCCGCTGCCGGATGGTGTGGGGGACTTCTGGCTCTTCGATTCGTCCGTTCCCGCACCGATGCGCTACGCGGAGGGTGGGACGTTCGCGGGGGCCGAGGTACTTCTGCAGGACAGGGCTGCCGAGTTCGTCACCTGTCGTGACACCGCTCTCGCGCATTCCGTGCCGTTCGCGGACTGGTGGGCGAAGCACGGCGAGTGA
- a CDS encoding DUF397 domain-containing protein, with translation MTTESPRWFKSSYSENGGQCIEVAANLAASRGVVPVRDSKNPGGPVLDFRTSSFASFVAGVKTGEFGAV, from the coding sequence GTGACGACCGAATCTCCCCGCTGGTTCAAGTCCTCGTACAGTGAGAACGGCGGCCAGTGCATCGAGGTCGCCGCAAACCTCGCCGCCTCGCGCGGCGTCGTCCCCGTCCGTGACTCCAAGAACCCGGGCGGCCCGGTGCTGGACTTCCGCACCAGCTCGTTCGCCTCCTTCGTGGCAGGCGTCAAAACCGGAGAGTTCGGCGCCGTCTGA
- a CDS encoding helix-turn-helix transcriptional regulator, with protein MLNRKELDPEKSPGAAFGQLLRRLRDEHGWTQDELGERLGCSGTHISAVETGRRPPTTRFMKSADQVFGTGDKFERQGRAVRHTALLEGFPEYVGHEGRAAEIRLYEVGVIPGLLQTPEYASVLGDSTVKRGVTSPDQADERIALVAQRQASLIRTPAPLVFVVLDESCLRRPIGDSAVMDAQFARLVEFAELPNTVLHVAPFDMGVRRPLSLPVTVLTMPDRSLVSYAESAQRGHLERESTSVLPMLTAYHQLQAEALSQAASVAMISQLRKGTP; from the coding sequence CTGTTGAACCGAAAAGAGTTGGACCCCGAAAAGTCACCAGGCGCAGCGTTCGGACAGTTGCTGCGCAGGTTGCGGGACGAGCATGGATGGACACAGGACGAGCTGGGTGAGCGCCTGGGGTGCTCCGGGACGCACATTTCCGCCGTCGAAACTGGTCGACGCCCTCCAACTACCCGATTCATGAAAAGTGCTGACCAGGTGTTCGGGACCGGTGACAAGTTCGAACGCCAGGGTCGAGCCGTACGGCACACGGCGCTGCTTGAGGGGTTCCCGGAGTACGTCGGGCATGAGGGCCGGGCAGCGGAAATCCGGCTGTACGAAGTGGGCGTCATCCCTGGCCTGCTTCAGACCCCGGAGTACGCGTCGGTGCTGGGAGACAGCACCGTCAAGCGTGGCGTCACCTCGCCCGACCAGGCAGACGAGCGGATAGCGCTCGTTGCACAGCGTCAGGCATCGTTGATCCGGACGCCCGCTCCGCTGGTCTTCGTAGTGCTTGATGAGAGTTGCCTCCGACGGCCCATCGGTGACAGTGCCGTCATGGATGCTCAGTTCGCGCGCTTGGTCGAGTTCGCCGAACTGCCGAACACCGTGCTCCACGTCGCGCCGTTCGACATGGGAGTGCGCCGCCCGCTGAGCCTGCCTGTGACCGTGCTCACGATGCCCGATCGCTCGCTCGTGTCGTACGCCGAGTCCGCCCAACGGGGCCATCTCGAAAGGGAAAGCACCTCGGTGCTGCCCATGTTGACCGCCTACCATCAACTACAGGCCGAAGCGCTGTCTCAGGCTGCGTCCGTGGCCATGATCAGCCAGTTACGAAAGGGCACCCCGTGA
- a CDS encoding RICIN domain-containing protein, with amino-acid sequence MRTAPLRTPDAVAGPNPYGAGAKKKPADPANQKHVAIRNSVTKLCAELSGRDNGAIDGPVQESDCNFTDADNQVWDLEVQHPHGGPHNNSLFQIRNIKDRFCMDPPYGGAQPVGALVSEFTCAGTHPDNQLWWLEKQRDGHYWFHNIASHDLCLNVDGNSPPGRPVTTKSRLTLQECSNTDDREWDIIKVPKGI; translated from the coding sequence GTGCGTACCGCCCCGCTGCGCACCCCCGACGCCGTCGCGGGACCGAATCCGTACGGGGCCGGCGCCAAGAAGAAGCCCGCGGACCCCGCGAACCAGAAGCACGTGGCCATCAGGAACTCGGTGACCAAGCTCTGTGCCGAACTCTCCGGCAGGGACAACGGCGCGATCGACGGCCCGGTCCAGGAGAGCGACTGCAACTTCACGGACGCGGACAACCAGGTCTGGGACCTGGAGGTCCAGCACCCGCACGGCGGCCCCCACAACAACAGTCTCTTCCAGATCCGCAACATCAAGGACCGCTTCTGCATGGACCCGCCGTACGGCGGAGCCCAGCCGGTCGGGGCCCTGGTGTCCGAGTTCACCTGCGCCGGCACCCACCCCGACAACCAGCTGTGGTGGCTCGAAAAGCAGCGGGACGGCCACTACTGGTTCCACAACATCGCGAGCCATGACCTCTGCCTGAACGTCGACGGGAACAGCCCGCCCGGCCGGCCGGTCACCACCAAGAGCCGGCTCACGCTTCAGGAGTGCAGCAACACGGACGACCGCGAGTGGGACATCATCAAGGTCCCCAAGGGGATTTAG
- a CDS encoding DNA repair helicase XPB: MNGPLIVQSDKTLLLEVDHEQADACRRAIAPFAELERAPEHIHTYRLTPLGLWNARAAGHDAEQVVDALVEFSRYPVPHALLVDVAETMARYGRLTLSKHPVHGLVLTSTDRPVLEEILRSKKVAPLVGARLDPDTVAVHPSERGQIKQTLLKLGWPAEDLAGYVDGEAHQIDLDQESWSLRPYQKQAVENFWHGGSGVVVLPCGAGKTLVGAGAMAEAKATTLILVTNTVSARQWKHELIKRTSLTEEEIGEYSGTKKEIRPVTIATYQVLTTRRKGIYPHLELFDSRDWGLVIYDEVHLLPAPVFKFTADLQARRRLGLTATLVREDGRESDVFSLIGPKRFDAPWKEIEAQGYIAPADCVEVRVNLTETERLAYATAEAEEKYRYCATTATKRKVTEALVRKHQGEQTLVIGQYIDQLDELGEHLDAPVIKGETTNAQREKLFGAFREGEISVLVVSKVANFSIDLPEATVAIQVSGTFGSRQEEAQRLGRVLRPKADGHEARFYSVVARDTIDQDFAAHRQRFLAEQGYAYRIVDADELLAEKDVETDVEKDADTDDGTAS; this comes from the coding sequence GTGAACGGACCTCTCATCGTCCAGAGCGACAAGACACTGCTCCTGGAGGTGGACCACGAGCAGGCGGACGCCTGCCGTCGCGCCATCGCACCGTTCGCGGAGCTGGAGCGCGCCCCGGAGCACATCCATACCTACCGGCTGACCCCGCTCGGCCTGTGGAACGCGCGCGCCGCCGGGCACGACGCCGAGCAGGTCGTCGACGCGCTGGTCGAGTTCTCCCGCTACCCCGTGCCGCACGCGCTCCTGGTGGATGTCGCCGAGACCATGGCCCGGTACGGCCGGCTCACGCTCTCCAAGCACCCCGTGCACGGCCTGGTGCTCACCTCGACCGACCGGCCCGTGCTGGAGGAGATCCTCCGCTCGAAGAAGGTCGCCCCGCTGGTCGGCGCCCGCCTCGACCCCGACACGGTCGCCGTGCACCCCTCCGAGCGGGGCCAGATCAAGCAGACGCTGCTCAAGCTGGGCTGGCCCGCCGAGGACCTCGCGGGGTACGTCGACGGCGAGGCGCACCAGATCGACCTGGACCAGGAGAGCTGGTCCCTGCGGCCGTACCAGAAGCAGGCCGTCGAGAACTTCTGGCACGGCGGCTCCGGCGTGGTCGTCCTGCCCTGCGGCGCGGGAAAGACCCTGGTCGGGGCCGGGGCGATGGCCGAGGCGAAGGCGACGACGCTGATCCTGGTCACCAATACCGTCTCCGCCCGCCAGTGGAAGCACGAGCTGATCAAACGCACCTCCCTCACGGAGGAGGAGATCGGCGAGTACAGCGGTACGAAGAAGGAGATCCGCCCGGTCACCATCGCCACGTACCAGGTGCTGACGACCCGCAGGAAGGGCATCTACCCGCACCTGGAGCTGTTCGACTCGCGCGACTGGGGCCTGGTCATCTACGACGAGGTGCACCTGCTGCCCGCGCCGGTCTTCAAGTTCACCGCCGACCTCCAGGCCCGCCGTAGGCTCGGACTCACCGCGACGCTCGTACGGGAGGACGGCCGCGAGTCGGACGTCTTCTCGCTGATCGGACCCAAGCGGTTCGACGCGCCGTGGAAGGAGATCGAGGCGCAGGGCTACATCGCGCCCGCCGACTGCGTGGAGGTCCGGGTCAATCTGACGGAGACCGAGCGGCTCGCGTACGCGACGGCGGAGGCGGAGGAGAAGTACCGCTACTGCGCGACGACCGCGACCAAGCGGAAGGTCACGGAAGCGCTGGTCCGCAAGCACCAGGGCGAGCAGACCCTCGTCATCGGCCAGTACATCGACCAGCTCGACGAGCTGGGCGAGCATCTGGACGCCCCGGTCATCAAGGGCGAGACGACGAACGCGCAGCGCGAGAAACTCTTCGGGGCGTTCCGCGAGGGCGAGATCAGCGTGCTCGTCGTGTCGAAGGTCGCGAACTTCTCGATCGACCTTCCGGAGGCGACGGTCGCGATCCAGGTCTCGGGGACGTTCGGCTCACGCCAGGAGGAGGCGCAGCGGCTGGGCCGGGTGCTGCGTCCGAAGGCGGACGGGCACGAGGCGCGGTTCTACTCGGTGGTGGCGCGGGACACGATCGACCAGGACTTCGCCGCGCACCGGCAGCGGTTCCTGGCCGAGCAGGGGTACGCGTACCGGATCGTGGACGCGGACGAACTGCTGGCGGAGAAGGACGTGGAGACGGACGTGGAGAAGGACGCGGACACCGACGACGGGACGGCTTCCTGA